From one Leptospira licerasiae serovar Varillal str. VAR 010 genomic stretch:
- a CDS encoding restriction endonuclease subunit S, with translation MKQKEKTSTKRNVPRLRFPEFQSVGEWEQRTGDLLFQPISNKDHTLDLPILAITQENGAIPRDLINYQISVMERSVESYKVVEQGDFIISLRSFQGGIEYSFYKGICSPAYIILRKIVPLVDHFYRYYFKTDKYIKSLNKNIEGIRDGKMVSFVQFSEILLPIPSLSEQQKIADCLSSLDEIISLESQKLKALQSYKKGLLQQLFPAEGETVPRLRFPEFKNAGEWEERSIQELIDSNIIIGHLDGNHGELYPRSDEFSESGIPYISANDFVAGTVDFSRCKHLPEQIARLFKKGVARSGDILFAHNATVGPVAKLETKLDFVILSTTATYFRCDNFRLINNFLQFALSCPLFVEQYTRVMKQSTRNQVPITTQRKLKLALPKSKEQQKIANCLSSIDELLTEQSQRLEELKLHKKGLLQQLFPEMGE, from the coding sequence ATGAAGCAGAAGGAGAAGACGAGCACAAAACGAAATGTTCCCCGATTGCGGTTTCCTGAGTTTCAAAGTGTGGGGGAGTGGGAACAAAGAACTGGAGATTTATTGTTCCAGCCAATATCAAATAAGGATCATACTTTAGATCTCCCGATTCTTGCAATAACGCAGGAAAATGGAGCAATTCCTCGTGATTTAATCAACTATCAAATTTCGGTAATGGAAAGGAGTGTCGAAAGTTATAAAGTCGTAGAGCAAGGTGATTTTATAATAAGTTTACGTTCGTTTCAAGGCGGAATAGAATACTCATTTTATAAAGGAATTTGTAGTCCCGCCTATATTATTCTACGCAAGATAGTTCCGCTTGTGGACCATTTTTATCGATACTATTTTAAAACTGATAAATATATTAAAAGTTTGAATAAGAATATTGAAGGAATTCGAGATGGAAAAATGGTCAGTTTTGTACAATTCTCCGAGATATTGTTACCAATCCCCTCTCTCTCCGAACAACAAAAAATTGCCGATTGTCTTTCCTCCTTAGATGAAATCATCTCTTTAGAATCCCAAAAGTTAAAAGCTCTTCAGTCATATAAGAAAGGTTTGTTGCAACAGTTGTTTCCTGCTGAGGGAGAGACTGTTCCCCGATTGCGGTTTCCTGAGTTTAAGAACGCGGGGGAGTGGGAGGAGAGGAGCATTCAGGAGTTAATTGATTCAAATATAATTATTGGCCATTTGGATGGAAATCATGGTGAATTGTATCCACGCTCAGATGAATTTTCAGAAAGTGGGATTCCTTACATATCTGCTAATGACTTTGTAGCTGGAACGGTGGATTTTTCAAGATGTAAACACCTTCCGGAACAGATAGCAAGGCTATTTAAGAAAGGTGTAGCGAGAAGTGGGGATATTTTGTTTGCGCATAATGCAACCGTTGGACCAGTGGCAAAGCTGGAAACCAAATTGGATTTCGTTATTCTAAGCACCACGGCAACATATTTTAGGTGCGACAATTTTCGGTTAATAAACAATTTTTTGCAATTTGCACTTAGCTGCCCCTTATTTGTGGAGCAATATACTCGAGTGATGAAGCAATCAACTCGAAATCAAGTGCCTATTACAACTCAAAGAAAGCTCAAGTTAGCTTTGCCTAAAAGTAAAGAACAGCAAAAGATTGCTAATTGTCTTTCCTCGATCGATGAATTGCTTACTGAACAGTCACAAAGATTAGAAGAATTGAAATTACACAAGAAAGGCTTATTACAGCAGTTATTTCCGGAAATGGGTGAATAG
- a CDS encoding DUF4411 family protein, with product MTYLLDANVFIEAKNRHYGLDFCPAFWNWILEKNRDGVVFSIDKVADEIQAGADELTDWVQNQAPVIFRNTDASVIAQLGRVSQWAMSQNYEPGAISTFFQIADYYIIGHALALGSAIVTHELPSTSTKNIKIPNACAGLRISFMNPFEMLRRERARFVLGGTE from the coding sequence GTGACTTATCTCCTAGATGCGAATGTATTTATAGAAGCGAAGAATCGGCATTACGGTTTGGATTTTTGTCCGGCTTTTTGGAATTGGATTTTGGAGAAGAACCGGGATGGCGTGGTGTTTAGTATTGATAAAGTTGCGGATGAAATACAAGCCGGTGCGGATGAATTGACTGACTGGGTGCAAAACCAAGCTCCGGTCATTTTTCGAAATACGGACGCTTCGGTGATTGCCCAACTTGGGAGGGTTAGCCAATGGGCAATGAGCCAAAACTATGAACCCGGAGCAATCAGTACATTCTTTCAAATTGCAGATTATTATATAATTGGTCATGCACTTGCACTTGGTAGTGCGATCGTAACGCATGAGCTCCCTTCTACTTCCACTAAGAACATAAAAATTCCGAACGCTTGTGCGGGATTGAGGATCTCTTTTATGAACCCCTTTGAAATGCTCCGCAGAGAAAGGGCTCGGTTTGTGTTAGGCGGAACTGAATGA
- a CDS encoding type I restriction-modification system subunit M, translating to MTEQQLNQLGKTLWGIADQLRGSMNADDFRDYMLSFLFLRYLSDNYETAAKKELGKDYPKLGGEDKRTPLNVWYEANDADIKEFETQMRRKLHYVIEPNFLWSYIAELSRTQNKDLLGTLQKGFKYIEEQSFASTFQGLFSEINLSSEKLGKNYEERNKKLCAIITKIAEGIGKFSSDSDILGDAYEYLIGQFAAGSGKKAGEFYTPQQISSILSAIVTLDSQDPSTGKKKKLEKVLDFACGSGSLLLNVRNQILKEGGSIGKLYGQEKNITTYNLARMNMLLHGVKDTEFEIHHGDSLFNEWELLNNPNPAKKILFDAIVANPPFSLRWEPSKSLEEDFRFQGYGGLAPKSAADFAFLLHGFHFLSDEGTMAIILPHGVLFRGGNEEKIRTKLIQDSHIDTVIGLPSNLFYSTGIPVCILVLKKCKKFDDILFINASEYFEKGKRQNLLLSEHMEKIISTYQNRNEEERYSRRVGIEEIEKNHFNLNISRYISTAIADIEIDLERVNLELIQLEEKLQEAKKKHNQFLKELGKPELP from the coding sequence ATGACAGAACAACAACTCAACCAACTCGGCAAAACGCTTTGGGGGATCGCAGACCAATTGCGTGGTTCCATGAACGCGGACGATTTCCGCGATTATATGCTTTCTTTTTTGTTTTTACGATATTTGTCGGATAACTATGAGACGGCGGCAAAAAAGGAATTGGGAAAGGACTATCCTAAACTTGGCGGCGAAGACAAACGTACACCTCTTAACGTTTGGTATGAAGCAAACGATGCGGATATAAAAGAGTTTGAAACGCAAATGCGTCGAAAGCTTCATTATGTAATAGAACCTAATTTTCTGTGGAGTTATATTGCTGAACTATCCCGCACACAAAACAAAGATTTATTAGGAACATTACAGAAAGGATTCAAATATATTGAAGAGCAATCCTTTGCTAGTACATTCCAAGGATTGTTTTCGGAAATCAATCTGAGTTCTGAAAAACTGGGTAAAAATTATGAGGAAAGAAATAAAAAACTTTGCGCGATCATTACAAAAATTGCAGAAGGGATTGGAAAATTTTCTTCCGACAGCGATATCTTAGGTGATGCCTACGAATATTTGATCGGTCAATTCGCCGCAGGCTCCGGCAAAAAGGCAGGAGAGTTTTATACTCCTCAGCAGATTTCCAGTATTCTTTCAGCTATCGTTACGCTTGATAGCCAAGATCCAAGCACTGGTAAAAAGAAAAAATTAGAGAAGGTTTTGGACTTCGCCTGTGGTTCAGGATCCTTATTGCTGAATGTGCGAAACCAAATTTTGAAAGAAGGCGGTAGTATTGGAAAGCTATACGGTCAGGAAAAGAATATAACTACATATAACTTGGCCCGAATGAATATGTTATTGCATGGTGTCAAGGATACGGAGTTCGAGATCCATCACGGGGATTCTTTATTTAACGAATGGGAGCTTCTAAACAATCCGAATCCAGCTAAGAAAATTCTTTTTGATGCGATTGTTGCCAATCCTCCTTTTAGTTTGCGCTGGGAGCCTTCAAAATCCTTAGAAGAAGATTTCCGCTTTCAGGGCTATGGTGGTCTTGCGCCAAAATCAGCTGCGGATTTTGCCTTTTTACTTCATGGATTTCATTTCTTGAGCGATGAAGGGACCATGGCGATCATTCTTCCGCATGGAGTGCTTTTTCGTGGTGGCAATGAAGAAAAAATACGCACCAAACTCATCCAAGATTCCCACATTGATACCGTCATCGGCTTACCATCGAATCTATTTTATTCTACGGGAATTCCAGTTTGTATCCTTGTCTTAAAGAAATGTAAAAAGTTCGATGATATTCTTTTTATCAATGCAAGTGAATATTTTGAAAAAGGGAAACGGCAAAACCTGCTTCTCTCGGAGCATATGGAAAAAATTATTTCGACTTACCAAAATCGAAATGAAGAAGAGCGATATTCCCGACGTGTCGGAATAGAAGAGATCGAGAAGAATCATTTTAATCTGAATATTTCCCGTTATATCAGTACGGCC
- a CDS encoding AAA family ATPase, protein MPFYSLEELAVHFRELLENKKYIILFAYNGTGKTRLSMAFKDAGRDGEKRDTLYFNAFTEDLFRWDNDLDKDSERKLLINKDSRFVEGIQSLEMESRIRPLLSRYADFDFYIDYDNWTVSFERTIRIEEETVTLNHIKISRGEEIIFIWCFFLAIVQLAIDEEDTYKWVKYIYIDDPISSLDDNNAIAVAGHLAQMLKKENNRKKIIISSHHTLFFNVMWNELKNAPRYFLNKNESLSGYELQDTDDTPFYHHVATLKDLTEAVESGKLYTYHFNILRSILEKTAHFHGFKNFSECLKQDHDDPDGIIYTRMINVLSHGNYSLFEPKEMLQENKGYFKKILNDFLSRYHFNRELIPR, encoded by the coding sequence ATGCCTTTTTATAGTTTAGAGGAACTTGCAGTTCATTTTCGAGAGTTATTGGAAAATAAAAAGTATATCATTCTCTTTGCTTACAATGGAACGGGAAAGACCCGATTATCTATGGCTTTTAAGGATGCAGGAAGAGACGGAGAGAAAAGAGATACTCTATATTTTAACGCCTTTACGGAAGATCTTTTTCGTTGGGACAATGATCTCGACAAAGATAGTGAAAGAAAACTTTTGATCAATAAAGACTCTCGATTTGTGGAGGGGATTCAATCTTTGGAAATGGAAAGTCGAATCCGACCGTTATTGAGTCGGTATGCTGATTTTGATTTTTATATAGATTACGACAACTGGACGGTCAGTTTCGAAAGAACGATTCGGATAGAGGAAGAGACTGTTACTCTGAATCATATCAAAATATCTAGAGGAGAGGAAATCATTTTTATCTGGTGTTTCTTTTTAGCGATCGTTCAACTTGCTATCGATGAAGAGGATACATACAAATGGGTTAAATATATCTATATTGACGACCCGATCTCATCTCTCGACGATAATAATGCGATCGCAGTTGCTGGGCATTTGGCACAGATGTTAAAAAAAGAGAATAATCGTAAAAAAATTATCATCTCTTCTCATCATACTTTATTTTTCAATGTAATGTGGAATGAGTTAAAAAATGCTCCCCGTTACTTTCTAAATAAGAATGAATCATTGAGTGGCTATGAACTTCAAGATACGGATGATACCCCATTTTACCACCATGTAGCCACGCTCAAAGACCTTACGGAAGCAGTAGAATCAGGAAAGTTGTATACGTATCATTTTAATATCTTGCGTAGCATTTTGGAAAAAACCGCACATTTTCACGGATTCAAAAACTTTTCCGAGTGTCTGAAACAAGACCATGATGATCCTGATGGAATCATCTATACACGGATGATCAACGTTCTAAGCCACGGAAATTATTCTCTTTTTGAACCGAAAGAAATGTTACAAGAAAACAAAGGATATTTTAAGAAAATTTTGAATGATTTTTTGAGTCGCTACCACTTTAACCGCGAATTGATTCCAAGATAG
- a CDS encoding ImmA/IrrE family metallo-endopeptidase, translating into MSRHSVGVNPSLIVWARERAKLEQNALIHRFPKLADWEAGISQPTLRQLEDFAKTVHVPIGYLFLSEPIQESLPVSDFRTIADRGLSRPSPNLLDTLYLCQERQTWYRDYMQLHRLSPITFISSSTIRENPVKIARSMESLFGISFANRREFSNWTDALRTFIEKIEEAGVLVMASSIVGSNSHRHLDTEEFRGFALVDSYAPLIFLNTNDSKAAQMFTLFHELAHLFLGESGISNVGVGQFSEKEIERWCNSVAAEFLMPMEETLAEFRTDVPIQEEIQRMTKIFKVSSLVVLRRLYDAEKIHKNDFWNLFNEEVKRISELQTSNAGGGNFYRTLGVRVGKRFALAVVTSTLEGQTLFQDAFRMLGFRKNATFYQEARELGVIA; encoded by the coding sequence ATGAGTAGGCATTCTGTTGGAGTAAATCCAAGCTTGATTGTTTGGGCTAGGGAACGAGCAAAGCTCGAACAAAATGCTTTGATCCATCGGTTTCCAAAACTCGCGGATTGGGAGGCGGGAATTAGTCAGCCGACACTTCGCCAATTGGAAGATTTTGCCAAAACAGTTCATGTACCCATCGGCTACTTGTTTTTGTCGGAACCAATCCAGGAATCTCTTCCTGTATCTGATTTCCGAACCATAGCGGACAGAGGACTTTCAAGACCGAGCCCCAATCTGTTGGATACTCTTTATCTTTGCCAAGAGAGACAAACTTGGTACCGGGATTATATGCAATTACACAGGTTGTCTCCAATAACGTTTATTAGTAGTTCTACAATCAGGGAAAATCCCGTCAAAATTGCACGAAGTATGGAAAGCCTATTTGGCATTTCATTTGCAAATCGCCGTGAGTTTTCAAACTGGACAGACGCCTTACGAACCTTCATTGAAAAAATCGAAGAAGCTGGTGTACTCGTGATGGCAAGTTCCATTGTGGGGAGTAACAGCCATCGACATTTGGATACAGAGGAATTTCGAGGGTTTGCGCTTGTCGACAGTTATGCTCCGCTTATTTTTTTGAATACGAATGATAGTAAGGCCGCTCAGATGTTTACTCTCTTCCATGAGCTTGCTCATTTATTTCTTGGGGAAAGTGGAATCTCAAATGTAGGAGTGGGACAGTTTTCTGAAAAAGAAATCGAACGCTGGTGCAATTCAGTTGCCGCCGAGTTTTTGATGCCTATGGAGGAAACGTTAGCGGAATTTCGAACCGATGTACCCATCCAGGAAGAAATCCAAAGAATGACAAAGATTTTTAAAGTGAGTAGTCTTGTTGTGCTGAGAAGACTTTACGATGCCGAAAAGATCCATAAAAACGATTTTTGGAACCTTTTCAACGAGGAAGTAAAACGAATTTCTGAATTACAGACATCTAATGCTGGAGGTGGAAACTTTTACCGCACTTTGGGGGTTCGTGTCGGCAAACGTTTTGCTCTGGCTGTTGTTACTAGCACTTTGGAAGGACAAACTTTATTTCAAGATGCGTTTCGTATGTTAGGCTTTCGTAAGAATGCTACCTTTTACCAAGAGGCCAGGGAATTGGGAGTAATTGCGTGA